One part of the Ornithodoros turicata isolate Travis chromosome 2, ASM3712646v1, whole genome shotgun sequence genome encodes these proteins:
- the LOC135386268 gene encoding uncharacterized protein LOC135386268 isoform X2: protein MTSTEQEERLTSPGQDYKEVEFIDPRVQFELERLNTATDLINKLEIELDEARSNFRLLLTESSQKINQLAKKLGSHVDKARPYYDARMRVKELQGSVEKSAQHYERASLAHCAARDMVAMAEDGLRRRSCDPVFQDMLNRATLRVNEAERERVLSRTEHQRLSRECSEEEQRVADMQAALRKSIAKASLSARRSMLQINAIANQHELQLLPYFELKSRLNEALEEQKKRVFQIEEDVMRVKFSYAEALHNLEEISDEMHNSRQVVQTPQGDVPTRLVKSSSLSSSEMLKIYEDICQDDTYMKLPAELASSSWKLRRAFSEDNHSSSCAQSHAEPFRSRVSSLVGRVFRQQSTLVGSHGEGNPRGRVPALKVLVANVVDGMFPEKPVSESTTVSPGNCLSRKKDLDIPIPLAVPEDLSPMLTPDIDRLVQSARELYLDQASSVLRTVEECSDSESLVSTTGTLDDHQIDCLLLDRVLELDYQDVLNSCRDPSS, encoded by the exons ATGACATCGACAGAACAGGAGGAGCGATTGACGTCTCCGGGGCAGGATTATAAGGAAGTGGAATTCATAGATCCGCGGGTACAG TTTGAACTGGAACGTTTGAACACTGCAACAGACTTAATAAATAAGTTGGAAATTGAGCTTGAC GAAGCCCGATCCAACTTTCGCCTGCTTCTTACAGAGTCATCCCAGAAGATTAATCAGCTAGCCAAAAAATTGGGCAGTCATGTTGACAAGGCCCGACCGTATTACGACGCACGCATGCGAGTTAAAGAG CTGCAGGGAAGCGTGGAGAAGTCAGCCCAGCACTATGAAAGGGCCAGCCTTGCCCACTGCGCAGCCAGAGACATGGTGGCCATGGCTGAGGATGGGCTGCGGCGGCGTTCCTGTGACCCCGTCTTCCAGGACATGCTGAATAGGGCCACTCTTAGG GTGAATGAGGCAGAACGTGAACGCGTCCTGAGTCGAACGGAGCACCAGCGTCTGTCTCGAGAGTGTTCCGAGGAGGAACAGCGTGTGGCCGACATGCAGGCAGCCCTGCGCAAGTCCATTGCCAAAGCAAG TTTATCGGCGCGCAGAAGCATGCTTCAGATTAATGCTATAGCCAATCAGCACGAACTTCAGTTGCT GCCATACTTTGAACTGAAATCACGATTGAATGAAGCGCTAGAG GAACAGAAAAAGCGGGTATTTCAAATTGAAGAGGACGTGATGAGAGTGAAGTTCTCTTACGCTGAAGCTCTACACAACCTCGAGGAAATCAGCGACGAAATGCATAATAGCAGGCAAGTGGTGCAAACCCCGCAGGGAGATGTCCCCACACGTCTAGTCAAGTCATCCAGCTTATCCAGTTCAGAG ATGCTTAAGATCTACGAAGACATCTGTCAAGATGACACCTACATGAAGCTTCCAGCCGAACTGGCTTCTTCCTCGTGGAAACTCAGACGAGCGTTTTCGGAG GACAACCATTCATCATCATGTGCTCAGAGCCATGCGGAGCCATTTCGCAGCCGTGTGTCTTCCCTGGTTGGTCGAGTTTTCCGGCAGCAGAGCACGCTGGTGGGGTCGCACGGAGAAGGGAACCCCCGTGGGCGTGTGCCCGCTCTCAAGGTCCTGGTGGCGAACGTCGTAGACGGCATGTTTCCAGAGAAGCCAGTCAGTGAGTCCACAACAGTGAGTCCAGGCAACTGCTTATCAAG AAAAAAAGACCTGGATATCCCGATACCTCTGGCGGTGCCAGAAGATCTCTCACCCATGCTGACCCCAGACATAGATAGGCTGGTACAATCCGCGAGGGAGCTCTACCTGGACCAAGCGTCCAGTGTCCTACGCACTGTTGAAGAATGCTCGGATTCCGAGAGCTTGGTGAGCACGACGGGCACTCTGGACGACCATCAAATTGATTGCTTGCTACTGGACAGGGTGCTTGAACTGGACTACCAAGACGTGCTGAATTCTTGTAGAGACCCGAGCTCGTAA
- the LOC135386268 gene encoding uncharacterized protein LOC135386268 isoform X3 gives MTSTEQEERLTSPGQDYKEVEFIDPRVQFELERLNTATDLINKLEIELDEARSNFRLLLTESSQKINQLAKKLGSHVDKARPYYDARMRVKELQGSVEKSAQHYERASLAHCAARDMVAMAEDGLRRRSCDPVFQDMLNRATLRVNEAERERVLSRTEHQRLSRECSEEEQRVADMQAALRKSIAKARPYFELKSRLNEALEEQKKRVFQIEEDVMRVKFSYAEALHNLEEISDEMHNSRQVVQTPQGDVPTRLVKSSSLSSSEMLKIYEDICQDDTYMKLPAELASSSWKLRRAFSEDNHSSSCAQSHAEPFRSRVSSLVGRVFRQQSTLVGSHGEGNPRGRVPALKVLVANVVDGMFPEKPVSESTTVSPGNCLSSRKKDLDIPIPLAVPEDLSPMLTPDIDRLVQSARELYLDQASSVLRTVEECSDSESLVSTTGTLDDHQIDCLLLDRVLELDYQDVLNSCRDPSS, from the exons ATGACATCGACAGAACAGGAGGAGCGATTGACGTCTCCGGGGCAGGATTATAAGGAAGTGGAATTCATAGATCCGCGGGTACAG TTTGAACTGGAACGTTTGAACACTGCAACAGACTTAATAAATAAGTTGGAAATTGAGCTTGAC GAAGCCCGATCCAACTTTCGCCTGCTTCTTACAGAGTCATCCCAGAAGATTAATCAGCTAGCCAAAAAATTGGGCAGTCATGTTGACAAGGCCCGACCGTATTACGACGCACGCATGCGAGTTAAAGAG CTGCAGGGAAGCGTGGAGAAGTCAGCCCAGCACTATGAAAGGGCCAGCCTTGCCCACTGCGCAGCCAGAGACATGGTGGCCATGGCTGAGGATGGGCTGCGGCGGCGTTCCTGTGACCCCGTCTTCCAGGACATGCTGAATAGGGCCACTCTTAGG GTGAATGAGGCAGAACGTGAACGCGTCCTGAGTCGAACGGAGCACCAGCGTCTGTCTCGAGAGTGTTCCGAGGAGGAACAGCGTGTGGCCGACATGCAGGCAGCCCTGCGCAAGTCCATTGCCAAAGCAAG GCCATACTTTGAACTGAAATCACGATTGAATGAAGCGCTAGAG GAACAGAAAAAGCGGGTATTTCAAATTGAAGAGGACGTGATGAGAGTGAAGTTCTCTTACGCTGAAGCTCTACACAACCTCGAGGAAATCAGCGACGAAATGCATAATAGCAGGCAAGTGGTGCAAACCCCGCAGGGAGATGTCCCCACACGTCTAGTCAAGTCATCCAGCTTATCCAGTTCAGAG ATGCTTAAGATCTACGAAGACATCTGTCAAGATGACACCTACATGAAGCTTCCAGCCGAACTGGCTTCTTCCTCGTGGAAACTCAGACGAGCGTTTTCGGAG GACAACCATTCATCATCATGTGCTCAGAGCCATGCGGAGCCATTTCGCAGCCGTGTGTCTTCCCTGGTTGGTCGAGTTTTCCGGCAGCAGAGCACGCTGGTGGGGTCGCACGGAGAAGGGAACCCCCGTGGGCGTGTGCCCGCTCTCAAGGTCCTGGTGGCGAACGTCGTAGACGGCATGTTTCCAGAGAAGCCAGTCAGTGAGTCCACAACAGTGAGTCCAGGCAACTGCTTATCAAG cagAAAAAAAGACCTGGATATCCCGATACCTCTGGCGGTGCCAGAAGATCTCTCACCCATGCTGACCCCAGACATAGATAGGCTGGTACAATCCGCGAGGGAGCTCTACCTGGACCAAGCGTCCAGTGTCCTACGCACTGTTGAAGAATGCTCGGATTCCGAGAGCTTGGTGAGCACGACGGGCACTCTGGACGACCATCAAATTGATTGCTTGCTACTGGACAGGGTGCTTGAACTGGACTACCAAGACGTGCTGAATTCTTGTAGAGACCCGAGCTCGTAA
- the LOC135386268 gene encoding uncharacterized protein LOC135386268 isoform X1 encodes MTSTEQEERLTSPGQDYKEVEFIDPRVQFELERLNTATDLINKLEIELDEARSNFRLLLTESSQKINQLAKKLGSHVDKARPYYDARMRVKELQGSVEKSAQHYERASLAHCAARDMVAMAEDGLRRRSCDPVFQDMLNRATLRVNEAERERVLSRTEHQRLSRECSEEEQRVADMQAALRKSIAKASLSARRSMLQINAIANQHELQLLPYFELKSRLNEALEEQKKRVFQIEEDVMRVKFSYAEALHNLEEISDEMHNSRQVVQTPQGDVPTRLVKSSSLSSSEMLKIYEDICQDDTYMKLPAELASSSWKLRRAFSEDNHSSSCAQSHAEPFRSRVSSLVGRVFRQQSTLVGSHGEGNPRGRVPALKVLVANVVDGMFPEKPVSESTTVSPGNCLSSRKKDLDIPIPLAVPEDLSPMLTPDIDRLVQSARELYLDQASSVLRTVEECSDSESLVSTTGTLDDHQIDCLLLDRVLELDYQDVLNSCRDPSS; translated from the exons ATGACATCGACAGAACAGGAGGAGCGATTGACGTCTCCGGGGCAGGATTATAAGGAAGTGGAATTCATAGATCCGCGGGTACAG TTTGAACTGGAACGTTTGAACACTGCAACAGACTTAATAAATAAGTTGGAAATTGAGCTTGAC GAAGCCCGATCCAACTTTCGCCTGCTTCTTACAGAGTCATCCCAGAAGATTAATCAGCTAGCCAAAAAATTGGGCAGTCATGTTGACAAGGCCCGACCGTATTACGACGCACGCATGCGAGTTAAAGAG CTGCAGGGAAGCGTGGAGAAGTCAGCCCAGCACTATGAAAGGGCCAGCCTTGCCCACTGCGCAGCCAGAGACATGGTGGCCATGGCTGAGGATGGGCTGCGGCGGCGTTCCTGTGACCCCGTCTTCCAGGACATGCTGAATAGGGCCACTCTTAGG GTGAATGAGGCAGAACGTGAACGCGTCCTGAGTCGAACGGAGCACCAGCGTCTGTCTCGAGAGTGTTCCGAGGAGGAACAGCGTGTGGCCGACATGCAGGCAGCCCTGCGCAAGTCCATTGCCAAAGCAAG TTTATCGGCGCGCAGAAGCATGCTTCAGATTAATGCTATAGCCAATCAGCACGAACTTCAGTTGCT GCCATACTTTGAACTGAAATCACGATTGAATGAAGCGCTAGAG GAACAGAAAAAGCGGGTATTTCAAATTGAAGAGGACGTGATGAGAGTGAAGTTCTCTTACGCTGAAGCTCTACACAACCTCGAGGAAATCAGCGACGAAATGCATAATAGCAGGCAAGTGGTGCAAACCCCGCAGGGAGATGTCCCCACACGTCTAGTCAAGTCATCCAGCTTATCCAGTTCAGAG ATGCTTAAGATCTACGAAGACATCTGTCAAGATGACACCTACATGAAGCTTCCAGCCGAACTGGCTTCTTCCTCGTGGAAACTCAGACGAGCGTTTTCGGAG GACAACCATTCATCATCATGTGCTCAGAGCCATGCGGAGCCATTTCGCAGCCGTGTGTCTTCCCTGGTTGGTCGAGTTTTCCGGCAGCAGAGCACGCTGGTGGGGTCGCACGGAGAAGGGAACCCCCGTGGGCGTGTGCCCGCTCTCAAGGTCCTGGTGGCGAACGTCGTAGACGGCATGTTTCCAGAGAAGCCAGTCAGTGAGTCCACAACAGTGAGTCCAGGCAACTGCTTATCAAG cagAAAAAAAGACCTGGATATCCCGATACCTCTGGCGGTGCCAGAAGATCTCTCACCCATGCTGACCCCAGACATAGATAGGCTGGTACAATCCGCGAGGGAGCTCTACCTGGACCAAGCGTCCAGTGTCCTACGCACTGTTGAAGAATGCTCGGATTCCGAGAGCTTGGTGAGCACGACGGGCACTCTGGACGACCATCAAATTGATTGCTTGCTACTGGACAGGGTGCTTGAACTGGACTACCAAGACGTGCTGAATTCTTGTAGAGACCCGAGCTCGTAA
- the LOC135386268 gene encoding SH3 domain-binding protein 5-like isoform X4 gives MTSTEQEERLTSPGQDYKEVEFIDPRVQFELERLNTATDLINKLEIELDEARSNFRLLLTESSQKINQLAKKLGSHVDKARPYYDARMRVKELQGSVEKSAQHYERASLAHCAARDMVAMAEDGLRRRSCDPVFQDMLNRATLRVNEAERERVLSRTEHQRLSRECSEEEQRVADMQAALRKSIAKASLSARRSMLQINAIANQHELQLLPYFELKSRLNEALEEQKKRVFQIEEDVMRVKFSYAEALHNLEEISDEMHNSRQVVQTPQGDVPTRLVKSSSLSSSEMLKIYEDICQDDTYMKLPAELASSSWKLRRAFSEDNHSSSCAQSHAEPFRSRVSSLVGRVFRQQSTLVGSHGEGNPRGRVPALKVLVANVVDGMFPEKPVSESTTVSPGNCLSSRKKDLDIPIPLAVPEDLSPMLTPDIDRLVQSARELYLDQASSVLRTVEECSDSESLGA, from the exons ATGACATCGACAGAACAGGAGGAGCGATTGACGTCTCCGGGGCAGGATTATAAGGAAGTGGAATTCATAGATCCGCGGGTACAG TTTGAACTGGAACGTTTGAACACTGCAACAGACTTAATAAATAAGTTGGAAATTGAGCTTGAC GAAGCCCGATCCAACTTTCGCCTGCTTCTTACAGAGTCATCCCAGAAGATTAATCAGCTAGCCAAAAAATTGGGCAGTCATGTTGACAAGGCCCGACCGTATTACGACGCACGCATGCGAGTTAAAGAG CTGCAGGGAAGCGTGGAGAAGTCAGCCCAGCACTATGAAAGGGCCAGCCTTGCCCACTGCGCAGCCAGAGACATGGTGGCCATGGCTGAGGATGGGCTGCGGCGGCGTTCCTGTGACCCCGTCTTCCAGGACATGCTGAATAGGGCCACTCTTAGG GTGAATGAGGCAGAACGTGAACGCGTCCTGAGTCGAACGGAGCACCAGCGTCTGTCTCGAGAGTGTTCCGAGGAGGAACAGCGTGTGGCCGACATGCAGGCAGCCCTGCGCAAGTCCATTGCCAAAGCAAG TTTATCGGCGCGCAGAAGCATGCTTCAGATTAATGCTATAGCCAATCAGCACGAACTTCAGTTGCT GCCATACTTTGAACTGAAATCACGATTGAATGAAGCGCTAGAG GAACAGAAAAAGCGGGTATTTCAAATTGAAGAGGACGTGATGAGAGTGAAGTTCTCTTACGCTGAAGCTCTACACAACCTCGAGGAAATCAGCGACGAAATGCATAATAGCAGGCAAGTGGTGCAAACCCCGCAGGGAGATGTCCCCACACGTCTAGTCAAGTCATCCAGCTTATCCAGTTCAGAG ATGCTTAAGATCTACGAAGACATCTGTCAAGATGACACCTACATGAAGCTTCCAGCCGAACTGGCTTCTTCCTCGTGGAAACTCAGACGAGCGTTTTCGGAG GACAACCATTCATCATCATGTGCTCAGAGCCATGCGGAGCCATTTCGCAGCCGTGTGTCTTCCCTGGTTGGTCGAGTTTTCCGGCAGCAGAGCACGCTGGTGGGGTCGCACGGAGAAGGGAACCCCCGTGGGCGTGTGCCCGCTCTCAAGGTCCTGGTGGCGAACGTCGTAGACGGCATGTTTCCAGAGAAGCCAGTCAGTGAGTCCACAACAGTGAGTCCAGGCAACTGCTTATCAAG cagAAAAAAAGACCTGGATATCCCGATACCTCTGGCGGTGCCAGAAGATCTCTCACCCATGCTGACCCCAGACATAGATAGGCTGGTACAATCCGCGAGGGAGCTCTACCTGGACCAAGCGTCCAGTGTCCTACGCACTGTTGAAGAATGCTCGGATTCCGAGAGCTTG GGTGCTTGA